The proteins below come from a single Dryobates pubescens isolate bDryPub1 chromosome 16, bDryPub1.pri, whole genome shotgun sequence genomic window:
- the P4HA2 gene encoding prolyl 4-hydroxylase subunit alpha-2, which translates to MKWWLQLLFFPCISLVWHTEAEFFTSIGQMTDLIYAEKDLVQSLKQYIRAEESKLAQIKSWAEKMDLLTSKSASDPEGYLAHPVNAYKLVKRLNTDWLELENLVLQDTTNGFIANLTIQRQFFPTEEDETGAAKALMRLQDTYKLDPETLSRGNLPGTKYRSTLTVGDCFGMGKTAYNDGDYYHTVLWMEQALKQHDEGEDTTVSKVEILDYLSYAVFQFGDLHRAMELTRRLISLDSTHERAGSNLRYFEKLLEKEREEEEKEKSNKTMPTTEPVVQSGAYERPLDYLPERDIYEALCRGEGVKMTPRRQKRLFCRYHDGNRNPHLLIAPFKEEDEWDSPHIVRYYEVMSDEEIEKIKLLAKPRLARATVRDPKTGVLTVASYRVSKSSWLEEDDDPVVAKVNQRMQQITGLTVKTAELLQVANYGMGGQYEPHFDFSRRPFDSTLKTEGNRLATFLNYKDEPDAFKRLGTGNRVATFLNYMSDVEAGGATVFPDFGAAIWPKKGTAVFWYNLFRSGEGDYRTRHAACPVLVGCKWVSNKWFHERGNEFLRPCGRTEVD; encoded by the exons ATGAAGTGGTGGCTGCAGTTGCTGTTCTTTCCCTGTATTTCCTTGGTCTGGCACACAGAGGCAGAGTTCTTCACCTCCATAG GCCAAATGACGGATCTGATTTATGCAGAGAAAGACTTGGTGCAGTCTTTAAAGCAGTATATCCGAGCAGAAGAGAGCAAGCTTGCTCAGATTAAGAG ctgGGCTGAAAAAATGGATCTCCTGACTAGCAAATCAGCCTCTGATCCTGAAGGGTACCTGGCACATCCTGTCAACGCATATAAGCTGGTGAAGCGTTTGAATACTGACTGGCTGGAACTGGAAAACCTAGTTCTTCAGGATACAACAAATG GCTTTATTGCAAACCTTACAATTCAGCGGCAGTTTTTTCCCACTGAAGAGGATGAGACTGGAGCAGCGAAGGCTCTGATGCGCCTGCAGGACACCTACAAACTGGATCCTGAAACTCTCTCTCGTGGAAATCTGCCAG gAACAAAGTACAGATCCACCTTAACAGTAGGTGACTGCTTTGGCATGGGGAAGACTGCTTACAACGATGGGGACTACTACCACACAGTGCTCTGGATGGAGCAAGCCTTGAAACAGCATGATGAGGGGGAGGACACAACAGTCAGCAAGGTGGAGATCCTGGATTATCTCAGCTATGCTGTCTTTCAGTTTGGGGATTTacacagagccatggagctgACCAGACGCCTCATATCCCTTG ACAGTACCCACGAGCGAGCAGGCAGCAATCTGCGGTACTTtgagaagctgctggagaaggagagagaggaggaagagaaagagaagtcaAACAAGACCATGCCAACTACAGAACCGGTGGTGCAAAGTGGTGCTTACGAGAGGCCTCTCGACTACCTGCCGGAGCGTGATATCTACGAGGCCCTTTGCAGAGGCGAGGGGGTGAAAATG ACACCTCGAAGACAGAAAAGGCTGTTCTGCAGGTACCATGATGGAAACAGAAACCCTCACCTGCTCATAGCTCCCTTCAAGGAGGAAGATGAGTGGGACAGCCCTCACATCGTCCGATACTATGAAGTCATGTCTGATGAAGAAATTGAGAAAATCAAACTACTAGCCAAGCCAAGG CTGGCACGAGCCACAGTCCGTGATCCCAAAACCGGAGTCCTTACAGTGGCCAGCTACAGGGTATCCAAAAG ctcctggctggaggaagaTGATGATCCTGTTGTGGCCAAGGTCAATCAACGAATGCAGCAAATCACAGGGCTAACAGTGAAAACAGCTGAACTGTTACAG GTTGCCAATTATGGAATGGGAGGACAGTATGAGCCACACTTTGATTTTTCTAGG CGACCCTTTGACAGCACACTCAAAACGGAAGGAAATAGGCTAGCGACGTTTCTTAACTAt AAAGATGAGCCAGATGCTTTCAAGCGGTTAGGGACTGGAAATCGTGTGGCCACTTTTTTAAACTAT atGAGTGATGTAGAAGCTGGAGGAGCTACAGTTTTCCCAGACTTTGGGGCAGCAATATGGCCCAAGAAG ggaacagcagtgttttggtaCAACCTTTTCAGAAGTGGTGAGGGTGATTACAGAACAAGGCATGCAGCTTGTCCAGTACTAGTAGGGTGTAAATGGG TTTCAAACAAATGGTTTCACGAAAGAGGAAATGAATTCTTAAGACCTTGTGGGAGGACAGAGGTTGACTGA